A section of the Deinococcus taeanensis genome encodes:
- a CDS encoding MarR family winged helix-turn-helix transcriptional regulator, with the protein MPNRYAGSPDDRAALDAYVKLWRASHAVEVSANRHLAQHDLTISQFGVIEALYHLGPLSQRQLADKILRSSGNLTMVIDNLERDGLVKRERDELDRRVMRVSLTPAGQSLIERVLPRHVEGIRDVFSVLNDEELAQLSVLTRKLGRALQGRAPAEPPTPGARRRTRKGQP; encoded by the coding sequence ATGCCGAACCGTTACGCTGGCTCTCCCGATGACCGCGCCGCGCTGGACGCGTATGTGAAACTGTGGCGCGCGTCCCACGCCGTGGAGGTCAGTGCCAACCGCCACCTCGCCCAGCATGACCTGACCATCAGTCAATTCGGCGTGATTGAAGCGCTCTACCACCTGGGGCCCCTCAGCCAGCGGCAGCTGGCCGACAAGATCCTGCGGTCCAGCGGAAACCTCACCATGGTGATTGACAACCTGGAACGCGACGGTCTCGTGAAACGCGAACGCGATGAACTCGACCGCCGCGTGATGCGCGTCTCACTGACGCCGGCCGGACAGAGCCTGATCGAGCGGGTCCTGCCCCGGCACGTCGAGGGTATCCGCGATGTGTTCAGCGTGCTGAACGACGAGGAACTGGCGCAGCTGAGCGTCCTGACCCGCAAGCTGGGCCGCGCCCTTCAGGGCCGCGCCCCGGCCGAGCCCCCCACGCCGGGCGCGCGGCGCCGCACCCGAAAGGGACAACCCTGA
- a CDS encoding NYN domain-containing protein: MQYVVHRPRVGVFIDTQNLYHSARDLLERTVNFETILRCATEDRELVHAISYTVERENEATARPFIYKLSTLGFKVRRMNLTLHHVTDGGKAIYEGNWDMGIVADMVRLMDHLDVIVLGSGDGDFTDIVEVLQERGKRVEVIAFREHTAQKLVDAADRFTHLPDIDGGLMPARAPRNAPAKTED, from the coding sequence ATGCAGTACGTTGTTCACCGCCCCCGCGTCGGGGTGTTTATTGATACGCAGAACCTCTACCACTCCGCCCGCGACCTGCTCGAACGGACCGTGAACTTCGAGACGATCCTCCGGTGCGCCACCGAGGACCGTGAGCTCGTGCACGCCATCAGCTACACCGTAGAGCGCGAGAATGAGGCCACGGCCCGTCCGTTCATCTACAAGCTGTCCACGCTGGGCTTCAAGGTGCGGCGCATGAACCTGACGCTGCATCACGTCACGGACGGCGGAAAAGCCATCTACGAGGGCAACTGGGACATGGGCATCGTGGCGGACATGGTGCGCCTGATGGATCACCTGGACGTCATCGTGCTCGGCAGCGGCGACGGCGACTTCACGGACATCGTGGAAGTCCTGCAGGAGCGCGGCAAGCGCGTGGAAGTCATTGCGTTCCGCGAGCACACCGCGCAGAAACTCGTGGACGCCGCCGACCGTTTCACGCACCTGCCCGACATTGACGGCGGCCTGATGCCGGCCCGCGCTCCCCGCAACGCGCCCGCCAAAACCGAGGACTGA
- a CDS encoding M3 family metallopeptidase encodes MIQSIPATPGTGSNPLLNIGFRIPFDQIRPEHAERAVDTLLAQTQLKLDTLALAGERNFENFMADLDTLTEQLDTVNTIVHHLDGVVSSPEWHAAKMAILPRTSEFYTKLSLHPGLWSALKAFAATPAAAALDPVRARHLQLTIDEFRREGADLQGEDKDRLLALNTRLAEITSQFAKNVLDETAAFELMVPAERLTGVPQRVQDATRRDAEGRGRDGHRLTLHAPVLLPVLTYADDRELRRELWLANSLVGQREGRDNRPLVREILTLRRQKAQLLGFRNFADYVLQDRMAGGGERALAFERDLEARTRPAFERENEELRAFYHTQAGADAPALEAWDVAYWAEKQRQAKYDFDEEALRPYFPMDGVLKGLFEVTRRVFGITVTESEAPGWHPEVRYYTIQDEAGAHVASFYTDWFPRDSKRAGAWMNAFITGGPRENGVEPHLGLMCGNMTPPAGDTPALLSIREVQTVFHEFGHLLHHAMSRVDVKSLAGTRVPWDFVELPSQIMENWVMEREALDLFARHYQTGETIPEDLFGRMVAARNYRAANAAMRQYAFGLTDLSLHVEFDPEGDADHITYARDLMATFNPTPLPEHYAMIAAFNHLFSSPVGYGAGYYSYKWAEVLDADAFSRFAQEGIFNRETGRAYVNAILSRGNSADPAELYREFMGRDPDADALLRRSGLL; translated from the coding sequence ATGATTCAATCCATCCCGGCCACGCCCGGTACGGGCAGCAATCCGCTGCTGAATATCGGCTTCCGCATTCCCTTCGACCAGATTCGCCCGGAACACGCCGAGCGCGCGGTGGACACCCTGCTCGCGCAGACCCAGCTGAAACTCGACACCCTGGCCCTCGCCGGCGAACGGAACTTCGAGAACTTCATGGCGGATCTCGACACCCTCACCGAGCAGCTCGACACGGTGAACACCATCGTTCACCACCTCGACGGGGTCGTGAGCAGCCCGGAGTGGCACGCCGCGAAAATGGCGATCCTGCCCAGAACCAGCGAGTTCTACACGAAACTCAGCCTCCACCCCGGCCTGTGGTCGGCCCTGAAAGCCTTTGCCGCCACGCCCGCCGCCGCCGCGCTCGATCCGGTCCGCGCCCGGCACCTGCAACTCACCATCGACGAGTTCCGCCGCGAAGGCGCCGACCTGCAGGGCGAGGACAAGGACCGCCTGCTGGCCCTGAACACCCGCCTGGCGGAAATCACCAGCCAGTTCGCGAAAAACGTGCTGGATGAAACGGCCGCCTTCGAACTGATGGTGCCCGCAGAGCGCCTCACCGGCGTGCCGCAGCGCGTGCAGGACGCCACGCGCCGCGACGCCGAAGGCCGGGGCCGGGACGGCCACCGCCTGACGCTCCACGCGCCCGTGCTGCTGCCGGTCCTCACGTACGCCGATGACCGCGAACTGCGCCGTGAACTGTGGCTGGCGAACAGCCTGGTCGGCCAGAGGGAAGGCCGCGACAACCGCCCCCTGGTGCGTGAGATCCTGACGCTCCGCCGCCAGAAGGCGCAGCTGCTGGGCTTCCGGAACTTCGCGGACTACGTGCTGCAAGACCGCATGGCCGGCGGCGGCGAACGCGCGCTGGCCTTCGAGCGGGACCTGGAGGCCCGCACCCGCCCCGCCTTCGAACGCGAGAATGAGGAACTGAGGGCGTTCTACCACACCCAGGCCGGTGCCGATGCGCCCGCCCTGGAGGCGTGGGACGTGGCTTACTGGGCAGAGAAGCAGCGCCAGGCCAAGTACGACTTCGACGAGGAGGCCCTGCGCCCCTACTTCCCCATGGACGGCGTCCTGAAGGGCCTGTTTGAAGTGACGCGCCGGGTGTTCGGCATCACCGTCACGGAAAGCGAGGCGCCCGGGTGGCACCCGGAGGTACGCTACTACACCATTCAGGACGAGGCGGGCGCGCACGTCGCGAGTTTCTACACCGACTGGTTCCCGCGCGACAGCAAACGCGCCGGCGCCTGGATGAACGCCTTCATTACCGGCGGCCCCAGGGAGAACGGCGTGGAGCCGCACCTGGGCCTGATGTGCGGCAACATGACCCCCCCCGCCGGCGACACGCCCGCGCTGCTGTCCATCCGCGAGGTGCAGACCGTCTTCCACGAGTTCGGGCACCTGCTGCACCACGCCATGAGCCGCGTGGACGTCAAGAGTCTCGCCGGAACCCGCGTGCCCTGGGACTTCGTGGAACTGCCCAGCCAGATCATGGAGAACTGGGTGATGGAACGCGAGGCACTGGACCTGTTCGCCCGCCACTACCAGACCGGCGAGACCATTCCCGAGGACCTGTTCGGGCGAATGGTCGCCGCGCGCAACTACCGCGCCGCGAACGCTGCCATGCGCCAGTACGCCTTTGGTCTGACCGACCTGAGCCTGCACGTGGAGTTTGACCCGGAGGGTGACGCGGACCACATCACCTACGCCCGCGACCTGATGGCCACCTTCAATCCCACGCCGCTGCCCGAGCACTACGCGATGATCGCGGCGTTCAATCACCTGTTCAGCAGCCCTGTCGGTTACGGCGCCGGGTACTACTCGTACAAGTGGGCGGAGGTGCTGGACGCCGACGCCTTCAGCCGGTTCGCGCAGGAGGGCATCTTCAACCGGGAGACGGGCCGTGCGTACGTGAATGCCATTCTCAGCCGCGGCAACAGTGCCGACCCGGCCGAACTGTACCGGGAGTTTATGGGCCGTGACCCCGACGCAGACGCGCTGCTGCGCCGCAGCGGCCTGCTGTAA
- the queA gene encoding tRNA preQ1(34) S-adenosylmethionine ribosyltransferase-isomerase QueA, which translates to MDPVTPLSGADAVLARLDFHLPEDRIAQSGAEPRDASRLMIVQERITHRVFRDLPDVLRAGDLLVFNQSRVIPARVMARKPLDAHGHGGGSVEVMLLRAEERPDLGRHVWSAYLKPARRAGNELWLGGPAHEGGHRAQVVGTLDDGARLLRFDHDILPHLDEIGRLPLPPYIDAGDSDDTWRERYQTVYARDPGSVAAPTAGLHFTPDLLNRLDALGVERASVTLHVGAGTFRPITGSVAEHVMHAERWQVTPDTARAINAARAEGRRVVAVGTTTVRTLESAWDGTQVQPGEGDTQIFITPGTPVNVPDLLITNLHLPGSTLLLLVAALAGEGRIRAAYDAALAGGYRFYSLGDAMLLENTSRA; encoded by the coding sequence GTGGATCCCGTCACGCCACTGTCCGGGGCGGACGCCGTGCTGGCCCGCCTGGACTTTCACCTGCCTGAGGACCGGATTGCGCAGAGCGGCGCCGAACCCCGTGACGCTTCCCGCCTGATGATCGTGCAGGAGCGCATCACGCACCGCGTGTTCCGTGACCTGCCGGACGTGCTGCGCGCCGGGGACCTGCTCGTGTTCAACCAGAGCCGCGTGATCCCGGCGCGCGTCATGGCGCGCAAACCCCTGGACGCGCACGGGCACGGGGGCGGCAGCGTGGAGGTCATGCTGCTGCGCGCCGAGGAACGCCCTGACCTGGGACGCCACGTGTGGAGCGCCTACCTGAAACCGGCCCGCCGCGCCGGCAACGAACTGTGGCTCGGTGGCCCCGCGCACGAGGGCGGGCACCGCGCCCAGGTTGTCGGGACGCTCGACGACGGCGCGCGCCTGCTGCGCTTCGACCACGATATCCTCCCGCACCTCGACGAGATCGGCCGCCTGCCCCTTCCGCCCTACATTGACGCGGGCGACAGTGACGACACGTGGCGCGAACGCTACCAGACCGTGTACGCCCGCGACCCCGGCAGTGTCGCGGCCCCCACCGCGGGCCTGCATTTCACCCCGGACCTCCTGAACCGCCTGGACGCCCTGGGGGTCGAGCGCGCCAGCGTCACCCTGCATGTGGGTGCCGGTACGTTCCGGCCCATCACGGGCAGCGTCGCGGAGCACGTCATGCACGCCGAGCGCTGGCAGGTGACGCCCGACACCGCGCGCGCCATCAATGCCGCCCGGGCCGAGGGCCGGCGGGTCGTGGCGGTCGGCACGACCACCGTGCGCACGCTCGAAAGTGCCTGGGACGGCACGCAGGTGCAGCCCGGCGAGGGTGACACGCAGATCTTCATTACGCCCGGCACGCCGGTGAACGTGCCGGACCTGCTGATCACCAACCTGCACCTGCCTGGCAGCACCCTGCTGCTGCTCGTCGCGGCTCTCGCGGGGGAGGGCCGCATCCGCGCCGCGTACGACGCCGCCCTGGCCGGTGGTTACCGCTTCTACTCGCTGGGTGACGCGATGCTGCTGGAAAACACCAGCCGGGCCTGA
- a CDS encoding N-acetyltransferase has translation MTDLLSAVTFAPLPDADLAALRTLAHPEAPVSAEDLTRRASTRRPDEHHAQEGAFVNGELRGALSTSVPHLDAHDGWLALSVTLHPDDAGGPLAALLEDRALRRLAQAGAHTALTHAREDWWEHAHLLRRGWQEYDRVWFSTLDLRTLNFEAFAAEEARARATGVRIVPLSELGGWDADQRPHYELIHALLSDVPSTRPIQVWPFEVWLDRMPTLVPDTRGLMIAVTPDGQWVGTSQLAQPLASQPGVVHNGLTGVRRGWRGHGLGLVLKLAAARAALERGFTHSRTGNHAVNRPMLAINERLGFQREAAMVTFTRPVPGSGDACVRGD, from the coding sequence ATGACTGACCTGCTCTCCGCAGTGACTTTTGCGCCGCTGCCCGACGCGGACCTGGCGGCGCTGCGCACCCTGGCGCACCCTGAAGCTCCTGTCAGTGCCGAGGACCTCACGCGGCGCGCCTCGACCCGCCGGCCCGACGAGCACCACGCCCAGGAGGGGGCGTTTGTGAACGGTGAGCTGCGCGGCGCGCTGAGCACCAGCGTGCCGCACCTGGACGCCCATGACGGCTGGCTGGCCCTGAGCGTGACCCTGCACCCGGACGACGCCGGCGGCCCGCTGGCCGCGCTGCTGGAGGACCGGGCCCTGCGGCGCCTGGCGCAGGCCGGCGCGCACACGGCCCTCACGCACGCACGGGAGGACTGGTGGGAGCACGCTCACCTGCTCCGGCGCGGGTGGCAGGAGTACGACCGGGTGTGGTTCAGCACGCTGGACCTGCGCACCCTGAACTTCGAGGCGTTTGCCGCTGAGGAGGCGCGCGCCCGGGCCACCGGGGTGCGGATCGTGCCGCTCAGTGAGCTGGGCGGCTGGGACGCCGACCAGCGGCCTCACTATGAGCTGATTCACGCGCTTCTCAGTGACGTGCCCAGCACCCGGCCCATTCAGGTGTGGCCGTTCGAGGTGTGGCTCGACCGCATGCCGACCCTCGTGCCCGACACGCGCGGCCTGATGATCGCCGTGACGCCCGACGGGCAGTGGGTGGGCACCAGCCAGCTGGCGCAGCCGCTCGCGTCCCAGCCGGGAGTCGTGCACAACGGCCTGACCGGCGTGCGGCGTGGCTGGCGCGGGCATGGTCTGGGGCTGGTCCTGAAGCTCGCCGCGGCCCGCGCCGCGCTTGAGCGGGGGTTCACGCATTCCCGCACCGGCAATCACGCCGTGAACCGCCCGATGCTGGCCATCAACGAGCGGCTCGGCTTTCAGCGGGAGGCGGCCATGGTCACGTTCACGCGGCCTGTCCCGGGAAGCGGTGACGCCTGCGTCCGGGGGGACTGA
- a CDS encoding CAP domain-containing protein, whose protein sequence is MRKLQRTLGALATLLALGLPAAAQSSAESQLIVRLNQVRAQGVTCPGSGHRPSAGPLTYTPALAAAARLQAGYMGSTGRISHTGAGGSTPRIRAASTGVNAVSVTEIIYMGGTLNPESAIRWWLNSPVHCFWMNEGRYTHVGAAVIPGSRGTAYVMVLSSQPR, encoded by the coding sequence ATGCGGAAACTCCAGCGTACGCTGGGCGCCCTGGCCACCCTCCTGGCCCTGGGGCTCCCAGCGGCGGCCCAGTCCAGTGCCGAAAGCCAGCTGATCGTCCGGCTCAACCAGGTGCGCGCCCAGGGCGTCACCTGCCCCGGCAGCGGCCACCGCCCCAGCGCCGGCCCCCTCACGTACACGCCGGCCCTGGCGGCCGCCGCCCGCCTGCAGGCCGGCTACATGGGCAGCACCGGGCGCATCAGTCACACCGGAGCCGGCGGCAGCACCCCCCGGATCCGCGCGGCCAGTACCGGCGTGAACGCCGTGAGCGTCACCGAGATCATCTACATGGGCGGCACCCTGAACCCCGAAAGTGCCATCCGCTGGTGGCTGAACTCCCCCGTGCACTGCTTCTGGATGAACGAGGGCCGCTACACGCACGTCGGCGCCGCGGTCATTCCCGGCTCGCGCGGCACCGCCTACGTGATGGTCCTGAGCAGCCAGCCGAGGTAA
- a CDS encoding 3-hydroxybutyrate dehydrogenase, giving the protein MTHDTQETRAALVTGGTSGIGLAIALRLQADGLRVAVLDLDRPQAREVARAHGLTFIGADLSRREDCRRAVDETVGALGGLDVLVNNAGFQHIDPIESFPEDTWDAMLHVMLTAPFLLSRYAWPHLRRSGQGRIVNVASIHGHVASPFKSAYVSAKHGLIGLTRTAALEAGEQGLTVNAICPGYVRTPLVEGQIADQARTRGITLQEVEQKVMLEPAAIKRLLEPADVAALASYVVSSAAWGMTGAVLDLDLGWTAR; this is encoded by the coding sequence ATGACGCACGACACGCAGGAAACGCGCGCGGCCCTGGTCACGGGCGGCACGAGTGGCATCGGGCTGGCCATTGCGCTGAGGTTGCAGGCGGACGGCCTGCGGGTGGCGGTGCTGGACCTCGACCGGCCGCAGGCGCGTGAGGTGGCGCGGGCGCACGGCCTGACGTTCATCGGCGCGGACCTGTCGCGCCGCGAGGACTGCCGCCGCGCCGTGGACGAGACGGTGGGCGCGCTGGGCGGCCTGGACGTTCTGGTGAACAACGCCGGGTTCCAGCACATTGACCCGATCGAGTCGTTCCCGGAGGACACCTGGGACGCCATGCTGCACGTGATGCTGACGGCGCCGTTTCTGCTGAGCCGGTACGCGTGGCCGCACCTGAGGCGCAGCGGGCAGGGCCGCATTGTGAACGTGGCGAGCATTCACGGGCATGTGGCCAGTCCGTTCAAGAGTGCGTATGTCAGCGCGAAGCATGGCCTGATCGGTCTGACGCGCACCGCGGCGCTGGAGGCGGGCGAACAGGGCCTGACCGTGAATGCCATCTGCCCCGGGTACGTGCGGACGCCGCTGGTTGAGGGGCAGATTGCGGATCAGGCGCGCACGCGGGGCATCACGCTGCAGGAGGTCGAGCAGAAGGTCATGCTGGAGCCTGCGGCCATCAAGCGGCTGCTGGAACCGGCGGACGTGGCGGCGCTGGCGAGTTACGTGGTGAGCTCCGCAGCGTGGGGCATGACAGGCGCGGTGCTGGACCTGGACCTGGGCTGGACGGCCCGCTGA
- a CDS encoding aminopeptidase, with amino-acid sequence MTSDVQATPGSALEQARAAYEAVKAKGLKLNMQRGQPADADFDLSNGLLGALGTADTHLDGLDLRNYPGGVTGLPSARAMFGAYLDLKPENVIVWNNASLELQSYVLTFALLHGLRGAQPWAGQRPKMIVTTPGYDRHFLLLQTLGFELLTVDMQPDGPDVNAIERLAAADPSVKGVLFVPTYSNPGGETISAAKARQLAGVQAAAADFTIFADDAYRAHHLSPDPAQQDQPVNFVVLARDAGFPDRAFVFASTSKITFAGAGLGFVGSSEDNIRWLSKFLNALSIGPNKVEQARHVKFLQAYPGGLDGLMAAHAALIAPKFRAVDEVLRDELGSSGEFASWTSPRGGYFISLDTTAPVATRVVQLADEAGVSLTPAGATYPGGQDPHNRNIRLAPTRPPVEEVYEAMRAVAACIRLATEEHRAG; translated from the coding sequence ATGACGAGTGACGTGCAGGCCACCCCGGGTTCCGCGCTTGAGCAGGCGCGCGCAGCGTACGAGGCCGTAAAGGCCAAGGGACTGAAACTGAACATGCAGCGCGGCCAGCCCGCCGACGCGGACTTCGACCTCAGCAACGGGCTGCTGGGCGCCCTGGGGACCGCAGACACGCACCTGGACGGCCTGGACCTGCGCAACTACCCGGGCGGCGTGACGGGTCTGCCCTCGGCGCGGGCGATGTTCGGCGCGTACCTGGACCTGAAACCCGAGAACGTGATCGTGTGGAACAACGCCAGCCTGGAACTTCAGTCGTACGTGCTGACCTTCGCGCTGCTGCACGGCCTGCGCGGCGCCCAGCCGTGGGCGGGGCAGCGCCCGAAGATGATCGTTACCACGCCCGGCTACGACCGGCACTTCCTGCTGCTTCAGACGCTGGGCTTCGAGCTGCTCACCGTGGACATGCAGCCCGACGGGCCGGACGTGAACGCCATTGAGCGCCTCGCCGCGGCCGACCCCAGCGTGAAGGGCGTGCTGTTCGTCCCGACGTACTCCAACCCGGGCGGGGAAACCATCAGCGCCGCGAAAGCCCGGCAGCTGGCCGGCGTTCAGGCGGCCGCCGCGGACTTCACGATCTTCGCGGACGACGCCTACCGCGCGCACCACCTCTCCCCCGACCCGGCGCAGCAGGACCAGCCGGTGAATTTCGTGGTGCTCGCCCGCGACGCGGGCTTCCCGGACCGGGCGTTCGTGTTCGCCAGCACCAGCAAGATCACCTTCGCCGGCGCCGGGCTGGGGTTCGTGGGCAGCAGCGAGGACAACATCAGGTGGCTGTCGAAGTTCCTGAACGCGCTGAGCATCGGCCCGAACAAGGTCGAGCAGGCCCGGCACGTGAAGTTCCTGCAGGCGTACCCTGGCGGGCTCGACGGCCTGATGGCCGCGCACGCCGCCCTGATCGCCCCGAAGTTCCGCGCGGTTGACGAGGTGCTGCGGGACGAACTCGGCAGCAGCGGTGAGTTTGCTTCGTGGACCAGCCCGCGCGGCGGGTACTTCATCAGCCTGGACACCACCGCGCCGGTCGCCACTCGCGTCGTGCAGCTCGCCGACGAGGCCGGCGTGAGCCTCACCCCCGCCGGCGCCACCTACCCCGGCGGGCAGGACCCGCACAACCGCAACATCCGCCTCGCGCCGACCCGCCCGCCCGTGGAGGAAGTGTATGAAGCGATGCGCGCCGTGGCCGCGTGCATCCGCCTGGCCACCGAGGAGCACCGCGCCGGCTGA
- a CDS encoding BTAD domain-containing putative transcriptional regulator produces the protein MTLNWRDLTSARRTRLPAVRGAVARPRLLAALDARVLLVTAPAGYGKTTALASAAAQLPGPVAWLTLDADDADPLVLAASLSLAVQALTGGARPGEALAGGAAPRRVAGLVADVLDGSGALLVLDEAQVLSGTAGAELLRALLAPGAGRVALLSRTALTLPDLARLEVSGDAARLSAAELAFTPQEIAALWAAQDLTLTAAEVRAAHAATEGWPIAVRFLAQAAAQGRVTLADLADLEGGDAPLGTLFTYLAQEVLGPLEPTLRGLLTRSSVFEELIPALLEDALDEPSARALLEALAGSGTFLTRAGDDTYRAHPLLRAHLRGLLPSQEAQRIAARGAAFFERTGRLRRALAAHLLAGNTPRAAALLAERGGVWLAQGRVTLVDRSLARLPRAVWTPALHALAGDALRLASRYEEALSEYAQAGPLDRALGEVRVALDTVQPALAWAPLETAEALVGPQGLPEVRRLRAENLLNAGQLAQAVALEDALKGSARYALRSGDLDTALERALALADGETGGARAAQNHREGLLLASFLYAALGEVEAAGNCARRGLTEGERLESPFVQSLALARLGHAQVAAGATGAAQESYVAALRRAQGVSGRLRAEPLMGLAALAGRAGEVGRAQALTADALGQTGGDEYMHGLLVLTGALGLAQSARPAATAGVAAAGLQEAQVIFGRCGDRFGQAAATLALFALGAGPADAAAQAAATYPFLLGRPSLFAPAATRAARAALLARLGAACPGAQPQLSRAAHALGYAALPDVTDTPGFEVHVQVLGRVAVTRGDGRVREWGRAKARDLLALLAVHPGGVAREAAQEALFPDAEPGVGERNFRVTLHALGQVLEEGAHSGVFLERGDWLKLRAGPDLQVDLAQAWALLRLPAGASGRLEGLLGLPPQLADLDLEAVQREGERYATALPEALGAEADAALALARPARAALAAERALQLDPAHEPAARALMRAHHAQGRSAAAGRVYAALTAALGELGLRPLPETAALWRALGGDGVTGA, from the coding sequence GTGACCCTCAACTGGCGTGACCTGACGTCAGCGCGGCGCACGCGCCTGCCTGCGGTGCGGGGCGCCGTCGCGCGGCCACGGCTGCTCGCGGCCCTCGACGCCCGCGTGCTGCTGGTAACCGCCCCGGCCGGGTACGGTAAGACCACGGCGCTGGCCTCGGCAGCGGCGCAGCTGCCCGGCCCGGTGGCCTGGCTGACCCTGGACGCCGACGACGCCGACCCGCTGGTGCTGGCCGCGAGCCTGTCCCTGGCGGTACAGGCCCTGACGGGGGGCGCGCGGCCCGGGGAGGCACTGGCGGGCGGGGCGGCGCCGCGGCGGGTGGCGGGTCTCGTGGCGGACGTGCTGGACGGCAGTGGGGCGCTGCTGGTCCTGGACGAAGCGCAGGTGCTGTCCGGCACGGCGGGCGCCGAGCTGCTGCGGGCGCTGCTTGCTCCCGGTGCCGGGCGCGTGGCGCTGCTGTCACGCACGGCACTGACGCTGCCGGATCTGGCGCGTCTGGAAGTGTCGGGGGACGCGGCGCGGCTGTCCGCGGCGGAACTGGCGTTCACACCGCAGGAGATTGCGGCCCTGTGGGCGGCGCAGGACCTGACGCTGACCGCGGCGGAGGTCCGCGCGGCCCACGCGGCGACGGAAGGCTGGCCGATTGCGGTGCGGTTTCTCGCGCAGGCGGCCGCACAGGGCCGCGTGACGCTGGCGGACCTCGCCGATCTGGAGGGCGGGGACGCGCCGCTGGGCACACTGTTCACGTACCTGGCGCAGGAGGTGCTGGGGCCGCTGGAACCCACCCTGCGGGGCCTGCTGACCCGCAGCAGCGTGTTCGAGGAACTCATCCCGGCGCTGCTGGAAGACGCCCTGGATGAACCGAGTGCCCGCGCGCTGCTGGAGGCCCTGGCCGGCAGTGGCACGTTCCTGACGCGCGCGGGGGACGACACCTACCGGGCACATCCGCTGCTGCGCGCGCACCTTCGGGGCCTGCTGCCCTCCCAGGAGGCGCAGCGGATTGCGGCGCGTGGCGCGGCGTTCTTCGAGCGGACCGGCCGGTTGCGCCGGGCGCTTGCGGCGCACCTGCTGGCCGGGAACACGCCGCGCGCCGCGGCGCTGCTCGCGGAGCGGGGCGGGGTGTGGCTGGCGCAGGGCCGCGTGACGCTGGTGGACCGCAGTCTGGCGCGCCTGCCGCGCGCGGTGTGGACCCCAGCGCTGCACGCGCTGGCCGGGGACGCGCTGCGTCTGGCGAGCCGCTACGAGGAGGCGCTCTCGGAGTACGCGCAGGCGGGCCCGCTGGACCGCGCGCTGGGGGAGGTGCGCGTGGCGCTCGACACGGTGCAGCCGGCGCTGGCGTGGGCGCCTCTGGAAACCGCTGAGGCGCTGGTCGGACCGCAGGGGCTCCCGGAGGTGCGGCGTCTGCGGGCGGAGAATCTGCTGAATGCCGGGCAGCTGGCGCAGGCGGTGGCGCTGGAGGACGCGCTGAAGGGCAGCGCCCGGTACGCGCTGCGCTCCGGGGATCTGGACACGGCGCTGGAGCGGGCGCTGGCCCTGGCCGACGGTGAGACGGGCGGAGCGCGGGCCGCGCAGAACCACCGGGAAGGCCTGCTGCTGGCAAGTTTCCTGTACGCCGCTCTGGGGGAGGTGGAGGCCGCCGGGAACTGCGCGCGGCGCGGCCTGACCGAGGGCGAACGGCTGGAGAGTCCGTTTGTGCAGAGTCTGGCCCTGGCGCGCCTGGGGCACGCGCAGGTGGCTGCCGGCGCGACCGGCGCGGCGCAGGAGAGCTACGTGGCGGCGCTTCGCCGGGCGCAGGGCGTTTCGGGGCGGCTGCGCGCGGAACCCCTGATGGGTCTCGCGGCGCTCGCGGGGCGGGCCGGGGAGGTCGGGCGGGCGCAGGCCCTGACTGCCGACGCGCTGGGGCAGACGGGCGGCGACGAATACATGCACGGCCTGCTGGTGCTCACGGGCGCGCTGGGCCTGGCGCAGAGTGCGCGGCCGGCCGCAACGGCCGGGGTGGCGGCCGCCGGCCTGCAGGAGGCGCAGGTGATCTTCGGGCGTTGCGGGGACCGCTTCGGGCAGGCGGCGGCCACCCTGGCACTGTTTGCTCTGGGCGCCGGGCCTGCGGACGCTGCGGCGCAGGCGGCCGCCACCTACCCGTTCCTGCTGGGGCGTCCGTCGCTGTTCGCGCCGGCAGCCACGCGCGCGGCCCGGGCGGCGCTGCTGGCGCGGCTGGGCGCGGCCTGTCCGGGCGCGCAGCCTCAGCTGTCGCGCGCCGCACACGCGCTGGGCTACGCGGCGCTGCCGGACGTCACTGACACGCCGGGCTTCGAGGTGCACGTGCAGGTGCTGGGCCGCGTCGCGGTGACGCGTGGCGACGGACGGGTGCGCGAATGGGGCCGCGCGAAGGCGCGCGACCTGCTGGCGCTGCTGGCCGTGCACCCGGGAGGCGTGGCGCGGGAGGCGGCGCAGGAGGCGCTCTTTCCGGACGCCGAGCCCGGGGTGGGCGAGCGGAACTTCCGGGTGACGCTGCACGCGCTGGGGCAGGTGCTGGAGGAGGGTGCGCACAGCGGCGTGTTCCTGGAGCGCGGGGACTGGCTGAAGTTGCGTGCGGGCCCGGACCTGCAGGTGGATCTGGCGCAGGCGTGGGCGCTGCTGCGCCTGCCGGCAGGTGCGTCCGGGCGTCTGGAGGGCCTGCTTGGCCTGCCCCCTCAGCTGGCTGACCTGGACCTGGAGGCCGTGCAGCGGGAGGGCGAACGGTACGCGACGGCGCTGCCCGAGGCGCTGGGCGCCGAGGCGGATGCGGCGCTGGCCCTGGCCCGCCCGGCCCGCGCGGCCCTGGCGGCCGAGCGGGCCCTGCAGCTGGATCCGGCGCATGAACCGGCGGCGCGCGCCCTGATGCGCGCGCACCACGCGCAGGGCCGCAGCGCCGCGGCTGGCCGGGTGTACGCGGCGCTCACGGCGGCGCTGGGCGAGCTGGGGCTACGGCCCCTGCCGGAAACCGCGGCGTTGTGGCGCGCGCTGGGCGGGGACGGCGTAACCGGCGCGTGA